The window CGCCTTTCAGTTTATGGTAGCGTTCGCCCGGGATGTAATAAAAACCATTCCCCAGCATTACCCCAAATGCATTATCGCCCTTTACCAGGTTTTTAGTAATGTCGAACGAAACGTATAAAGCATGTTTATCATATTGCGTCCATCCCGGATCTAAAAAGTGGTCGCCAACCTTTTTTCCATTGATGCTTAATTCAAACTGACCAAGTCCGATGATGAATATGGTCGCCTTTTTAATTTCCCTTTTTATATTAATTTCCTTGCGTAGTATGGGTAAAATGTCTTTGCCTTTATTCCACCTGCTGTCACCGGTATTCGCAATAGCAGGTACCAGGCGCAATGAATCGGGAATGTTTTCATAAGCTATCCATTTTGCACCTTTCCAGTCGTCGGCTGTTAATAAGCCCATCTGCCATTGTGAAGGCTTGCTCCAGGCCGAAGGTTTACCGTGATTATCCCAAACCATTAGTTTCCAGTAATAAACCTTTGCAGCTATTAGTTTTTTGCCTGTAAAAATAACCTGGATAGACTGATCAGACATGGTCTTCTTTGTGTCCCAAATGTTTCCATCGTTTTTCTGTAACAGCAACGGATCATCAGCAACTAATATGCGGTAAGCAGTTTGGTTAACATTTTGTGCATTAGATAACAAAAGCCAACTAAGCTGCGGGTTTGGTGTATTTATGCCTACGGGTGTATCCCGATATTCGCACCGCAAAGCCGATACAGCGATTTGGGCAGATATTTTTAGCGATGCCAATAACAATAAACCACACACACCAATATTTTTAACACTCAGGATCATATGCGTATTTTTTATAACAAAATTAAAATTATTCGCTGGTAATAGTTATCGGGTCAAGTAATCCTGATGGTATTATAACAAGAGAGACCCTGCGGGAACGGAGAAACAGCAATAGGAAAATTTTACAGTTTAGCCATGGAGTGTTTCCAACTATTTATCCCTGGTAAACAAATAGGTTTCACCATTTTGAAAGTAATAAAAACTGTGCTTAACGGTATCAAACCGAAGTGAAACCCCTGCCAAATCCAGTACGAATTTATCGTTACCCCTGGCCTCGAGCGGATAGGCGCTTTGGCCGGTGGCTTGCCCTATCAGCGTTGTTTTGTTTTTAGTAATAGCTATTTTTAGGGGCATTTTAACGCTGGAGTAATTGCCGAGGTACTTATCCAGATCGGCACTTTTAAGCTCAACGCTCTTAAATTCGGGCATTGCAAAGGGCTTATTATAATAAATGCTCAAAGCATCCGCGACAATCTCATTAGTAGGATACCGGATACCGTTGGCTATGTAAGCCACCGACAGCTTATCGGCCGGGTAATAAATAAGCTGACTCAAAAATCCGTCGATACCGCCACTATGGCCATAACCTGTTTTATCATCAAAGGGAAAAATAAACATCGCCATACCAAAATTATCCTTCATCAGTTTCATGTGCTCCAAATTTGTGTTGCTGATGAGTTTGCCGGCAAAAAGTGCGTCGATAAAGTGAACCAGGTCGGTAGGTGAAGCTACAATGGCTCCTGCGCCGCCCGGAATACTCATGTCTGTTTCGGGCACCTGGCTCCATCCAGAGATGTAGTTATAGGAATAAGCTTCATCATTTAACGAATCGGTTTTAGTGCCATAATAAGTATCTTCCAATCCTATTTTGGTTGTAATGCGTTCCTTCAGTTCTTCGGGATAGCTTTTACCAGTAATTTTTTCGATGATATAACCCAGCAGTACAAAATTTGTATTGCTATACGCGGCTTTAATGCCGGGCTCAAAATCGGCTTTCTGCTTTGCAAAAATGGCTGTCATTTCCGCTTCAGATTTCGGCTTGCCCATATAGTTAAGATAACCCGAATCAGCGGTGAAATTATGAAGCCCGCTGTGGTGGCTCAGCATTTGGGCAATAGTAATCTTGCCTGCATTGGGTAATTGCGGGTAATACTTAGCCAATGTAGTAGTTAGCGTAAGCTTACCCTCTTCAATAAGCTGAAAAATCATAACAGCGGTGAACATCTTGGTGATAGACCCCACCCTGTATTTGGTATGAACATTTGCCGGCGTTTTAATAGTGCCATTTATTCGGCTGTAGCCAAAAGCCTTTTGGTAAACAATCGTTCCGTTATCTGCTATCGCGATGCTACCCATATTCTGCTCATGCGCATTCAGCGTAACCAGTAAGGTGTCTAACCTGGGTTTATTAAAACTATGTTTATGGCAGCCCGATAGCAAGGCCAATATTGGCAATAAAATAAAAAGCAGTTTTCGGATCATTTTTGCAATAGTTCAGGTGACAAAAGCAATAACGTTTGTTGTGCAACTGTATTGCGTGGCGGTTTGTTTAAACAGGTGATTGCTTTAAATGCCCTTGTTGAAAGGTATACGTCATGCTAAAACGGATTAGCAAATGTATTAATGGTTTAATAATACCCATGCTAATAAGTAAACCTTATGCTAAAACGATTTTAGCCTTCGCCAATAGCATGCCCTTAGTTTATGTTCGATATTGACGTATACCGGCCCGCGCCCGATGCCAGGTGCCAGCGTCTGGCCCGGCCAGCTTTCTGACGGGCTTTTGCCCTGCGGGAGCAGTCTGCAAATTCCTTCGCATCATAGGCATCGGACCTATAGGGCGTACCCTTTTCGGGGAATAGGGCGGGTTGGTTCCTTCATTTTTATTTCATACTGTATATCAAAAAAACATATACCTTAGTTGTGCATTTTAAACCTTAGTTAAGCAAAATTTGAGGCCATTTTCGTAACAATTACGCGGCCTGCTTGTCAATATATAAATACATTTTACAATGGCTATTAATCTTCAAAAAGGACAAAAAATAGATATCGGACTGTCGAAAATGACAGTTGGTTTGGGCTGGAACCCAAATGAAGGCACAGGTTATGATTTCGACCTGGACGTATCGGCTATCATGATAGATGGCAACAGGTTTGTACCTGAAGACGAATTTTTCGTTTTTTATAACAACGTAGATTCGCCTGACGGCGCTGTTCATCACACCGGCGACGATCCTTCGGGCGGCAACAGCGATGGCGGCGATGATGAATCTATCAATATTGATTTAACTAAAGTTGATGGTAAAATACAGGAGATATTGTTTGTGGTAACCATTCACGAAGCACAGCCCCGCAGGCAAAACTTTGGCCAGGTGCGCGATTCATACATTCGCATTATTGATGAGCAAACCGGCAGCGAAGTTTGCAAATATGAGTTGGGCGAAGATTTTTCTATCGAAACAGCTATTGAGTTTGGCCGTTTATACCGCCGTAACGGCGCCTGGAAGTTTGAGGCATCGGGCGTGGGTTACAAGGAGGATCTTGCCTTCTTTTTAAGCAAGTATTTTAAGGGGCAAATTATTAAATAACAAGGGGCGTCCCCACCCAACCCTCCCCGGAAGGGGGCTGGCTTTTATTGATTAACAATATTATTATGGCAATTAATCTGGTTAAAGGTCAAACAATTGATCTTCGTAAAAATGATAAGGGCGAAAGCTTCGACCTGTCGTCGGTGACCATTGGCTTAGGCTGGGATGTAAGGCAAAGCCGCGGTGGCGGCGGTTTTTTGGGCAAACTATTTGGCGGCGGCGGTGAAGAAGTGGAGTATGACCTGGATGCTATAGCTTTCCTGCTGGATAAAAACGGCCATGTGGCCAACAGGGGCCGCACGTTTCAAAAACCCAACGGCAACAAAATAAATTTATATGAGGGCGATGTGGTTTATTTTAACTCCATGCGCCATCCATCAAACCATATCTGGCTTACGGGCGATAACCGTACAGGCGCTGGCGCTGGCGATGATGAGCAAATCATCGTGAAACTGGATGCGCTGGATCCGAAATACGATCGCATCCTGTTTATTGTAGCCATATACCAGGGCCAAAGGAAAAATCAGCATTTTGGCATGGTCGAGAATGCCTTTATCCGCGCTGTTGACAACCATGGCAAAGAGATAGCCAAATTCAGCCTGTCGGGCGATGCCACCTACAACGGTATGTGCTCCATGAAATTTGCCGAGGTATACCGTAAAGACGGAACCTGGAAATTCCGCGCCATTGGCGAACCATTTGCAACGGATAATTTTTTGGAACTACTTAAACAGTATTGAATTGGGTTGTACGTTGTAAGTTATACGTTGTACGTGCCTGTTTGGTAAAAAAACGTGTAGCTTACAACATATCGCGTACAACCTATATTTATAATGGCTAACAATATTGAAAATTTTGTTGTACATCTATATTTGCTAATTAGGCAAAACGTATAACTTACAACGTATCACGTACAACCTACACGGCCTGCAATGTACCAACACTACTCCTTCGATC is drawn from Mucilaginibacter ginsenosidivorax and contains these coding sequences:
- a CDS encoding serine hydrolase domain-containing protein; translation: MIRKLLFILLPILALLSGCHKHSFNKPRLDTLLVTLNAHEQNMGSIAIADNGTIVYQKAFGYSRINGTIKTPANVHTKYRVGSITKMFTAVMIFQLIEEGKLTLTTTLAKYYPQLPNAGKITIAQMLSHHSGLHNFTADSGYLNYMGKPKSEAEMTAIFAKQKADFEPGIKAAYSNTNFVLLGYIIEKITGKSYPEELKERITTKIGLEDTYYGTKTDSLNDEAYSYNYISGWSQVPETDMSIPGGAGAIVASPTDLVHFIDALFAGKLISNTNLEHMKLMKDNFGMAMFIFPFDDKTGYGHSGGIDGFLSQLIYYPADKLSVAYIANGIRYPTNEIVADALSIYYNKPFAMPEFKSVELKSADLDKYLGNYSSVKMPLKIAITKNKTTLIGQATGQSAYPLEARGNDKFVLDLAGVSLRFDTVKHSFYYFQNGETYLFTRDK
- a CDS encoding TerD family protein, which codes for MAINLQKGQKIDIGLSKMTVGLGWNPNEGTGYDFDLDVSAIMIDGNRFVPEDEFFVFYNNVDSPDGAVHHTGDDPSGGNSDGGDDESINIDLTKVDGKIQEILFVVTIHEAQPRRQNFGQVRDSYIRIIDEQTGSEVCKYELGEDFSIETAIEFGRLYRRNGAWKFEASGVGYKEDLAFFLSKYFKGQIIK
- a CDS encoding TerD family protein, with product MAINLVKGQTIDLRKNDKGESFDLSSVTIGLGWDVRQSRGGGGFLGKLFGGGGEEVEYDLDAIAFLLDKNGHVANRGRTFQKPNGNKINLYEGDVVYFNSMRHPSNHIWLTGDNRTGAGAGDDEQIIVKLDALDPKYDRILFIVAIYQGQRKNQHFGMVENAFIRAVDNHGKEIAKFSLSGDATYNGMCSMKFAEVYRKDGTWKFRAIGEPFATDNFLELLKQY